The window GTATTCAAGGGGGTGAGTAAAtgtaggaggagagaaaaaacagaagtttgaaaGTGCAGGCATATGCGTGGTGACCCCAGTGTGATGTTCTTCCTGTCTAAAGATGGGACAATGAAAAGGCGATTCTTGCACCTCACTCtttcagagaggagaaatgtcactgctgaaagaagtgtctctccccagctgagggaggcaacaccagtgattgcttcagcctgtttcccagcaggttcccctggagccccagggacacccggagggagcccagagggggcagagaaagtgctgccttgggctggtcctctgctgctgagctgggctgggctcctgggctggagggagctcatggcaagcaggcagcactgcagagagacagctctgcccaggagcagctcctctgcaaagcgcagcagggctgagggtactgcctgcaggcaccgaggggagagaagtgaggcagagagagatgttaagCGAGTCTGGGGTGGGAAGACAGAGAAGAGCTCACCtggagacaatttttcacagcccttaacagggtaagtgtcttgctgcagggcaatgcagctgtggttcctggaatgatctcctgaagctggcacatcccacagcctacaggatctttcaggaaaactctcacagtttgtgcagtgtagagaaaaagTACGTGcattggagcacagcttccctgctgcaccctcagagggacagggcatgtcagctgccttcacccggggatggctgcggagtgtgaagctgggtgtgcagccaggggtgcccagggctgtccttctgagcagggtccctgcaccccagggggctgtgtgctggggcagggactctgccgctGGTCAGGGTAAGTATTCTGCCTGCCTGCGGAGCTCTAACAGCAGACAGAGGAAaagctgtgggtggaaaaacaacttgcagcagggcagggttcttctgctgacaagagggtgctgtgtgggtcagggctgctcacagctccagatCATCCCCAAGACATCTCCAAGGGCACTTTTCAAGGGCAAGGTCAAAGGTAGGATTGCTATAATCataaggagctttcctgagtttGTACTTTCTGTTTCCTACTCTTAgggaattttcaggagaaatgcaaaaggagctgtcatgcttgaacaagtcactgggactcctgagctgtaactctgagggatcagtaagtctgataggaacctcctgaagtagagcacagggactgagaacaactgcctggctgtgttgGTGTCTGGGAGGCAGCAGgcacagctgggtaagggtaactCCTTCTTGAGTGCCCGGCTGCCTCTTCCCTTGTCTCTCTGAGCCAGatcctcactctttttttccttgtttctccacTAGTCTGTGTTATTGCTACTGTTATCTTTTTCTGGCTGTCTGTTTCTCTGGagtgggagtttcagctgcagagtcacacactgatcttaTGTGTCCTCCCATGCAGgtgtgtccatgggaacaaggttacaggtgtccaagctCTCCTCCAAGCTATGGGCAATGCAGCCTGTGTCATTCCCTAGGTAATGAGCTGACTCTcccttcctgagataccatcatcaggacaTTTGGCTACCTCCTTAGGGTgaccttccaagctgtgagctgccctccaggatgcaggtctgtcccataGCATCTTGCTGTTACCTGAATTCCCAATGCAAAAGCACAGAGTCACcatgactgaggaaatgcagtTGGGATTGTGAAATGAACCATGTGTGTCCTTGGCAAGAAGTGGggtgcagagaccttgagaaagggggagtCACTTGCTGTTGGACAGTGGGTCTCTGCACTCAGTAGTGCCTGGAGTCTTTTCATGTTAACATGGGGGTGTGATACCCAccatctcagaaaggtgcaaGCCCAGGGTAGCTGGCaacaagacagagtgacagaccaGCTCCCCTCGCTCTGCACTGCGGTGCAGGCACTACTCTTTCCTCGCAGGAcccactttattttctctgagtgcaGCAGAAATGATGAGGATTTCTGAAATCCAAGACTATTACcaggtgagatgggggagagttgtaaaaaaacccctctcagaCAATGCTTTGATTGTGTTTTCAtagccctgggagtgcagatgttGACAAACACTTTTACATTAGGATTGTTTTCATCTGACGAATTCAAACACCAGGACTGACCCTCCTGACTGACACCATTCCCAGAAACCCACtgttgcagagcagggctgattcCTTGGCAGCCAGTAGGCAGAGGTCCTGATCCTCAGGGCACACTCAGCCAGCACCAACCACAGCTCCAGCAATGGAGCTGAACGAAAATATTATTGCAATAGTAAAGGTGCTGTGAACGTGTAGTATGgaaaatggctttgattttggtTAGAGACTAATGCCCTAACTTGTCACTGCCCTTTCCTCCctgttcagtgctccacacccacaggcagcagatgtccaacagcagctccatcactgagttcctcctcctggcatttgcagacacgcgggagctgcagctcttgcacttctggctcttcctgggcatctacctggctgccctcttgggcaatggcctcatcatcaccgccgtagcctgtgaccaccgcctccacacacccatgtacttcttcctctttaacctctccttccttgacctgggctccatctccaccactgtccccaaagccatggccaattccctcttGGACaacagggccatctcctacccaggatgtgctgcacaggtctttctgttcatctttttgatctcagcggagtattttcttctcaccgtcatggcctacgactgctacgttgccatctgcaaacccctgcactacggcaccctcctgggcagcagagcttgtgtccacatggcagcagctgcctggggcactggtttcctctatgctgtgctgcacactgccaatacattttcagtacccctctgccaaggtaatgctgtggaccagttcttctgcgaaatcccccagatcctcaagctcgcctgctcagatgcctacctcagggaagttggggtacttgtagTTGGTGTCTGTTTAGCTGTTGGGTGTTTtactttcattgtgctgtcctatgggcagatcttcagagccgtgctgaggatcccctctgagcagggacagcacaaagccttttccacctgcctccctcacctggccgtggtctccttgtttgtaagcactgccatgtttgcctacctgaagcccccctccatctcctcctcatccctgaacctgctggtggcagttctgtactcggtggtgcctccagccttgaaccccctcatctacagcatgagaaaccatgagatcaaggatgccctgagaaaactaatcactggatgcttttgAGAAGGAATAAACTGCATGTTGTCCTTTGCACAGGACTCATAATATATCTCATTACAGGCCCAGCCTCTTCTcgtgtttcttttctgaagttttttggtTTCATGCTTTCttcgtttgttttgttttgttttgttttgttttttttttttcatttgttttactcatctgaatgctttccacaaagaaatgtctttattcctctggtttctaattcacaCTCTATCCAGATTTTCTGTGACCTgcaggctgtgcaaatgaggagccGTACCCTCTGTGtatttaaccaaaataaagggccctgcagtgacttgcttttctgagatccttcctcctagaccttctctgcagctgcagggagcagtgcctgtgtgcagaggggaagaagaacagagtcccggcacagcagcactgccagggagcaccagcgcttggtctttcccgagctgctctcttcccacttccatgctttccttctgaaccctttggttggtggaaggcctgagtgctcttcaagcatggttacagtcctgctgtgtggcaggcctgtggccgcaggcaaggacaggcagtgggcacttgtgtgacagagctggcctccattgcagcatttccatcatacaaGGGGGTGTCCTCAGGCCTTGTGCCACGgatgcccccccagccctggggc is drawn from Harpia harpyja isolate bHarHar1 unplaced genomic scaffold, bHarHar1 primary haplotype scaffold_120, whole genome shotgun sequence and contains these coding sequences:
- the LOC128138245 gene encoding olfactory receptor 14A16-like encodes the protein MSNSSSITEFLLLAFADTRELQLLHFWLFLGIYLAALLGNGLIITAVACDHRLHTPMYFFLFNLSFLDLGSISTTVPKAMANSLLDNRAISYPGCAAQVFLFIFLISAEYFLLTVMAYDCYVAICKPLHYGTLLGSRACVHMAAAAWGTGFLYAVLHTANTFSVPLCQGNAVDQFFCEIPQILKLACSDAYLREVGVLVVGVCLAVGCFTFIVLSYGQIFRAVLRIPSEQGQHKAFSTCLPHLAVVSLFVSTAMFAYLKPPSISSSSLNLLVAVLYSVVPPALNPLIYSMRNHEIKDALRKLITGCF